A stretch of DNA from Candidatus Methanomethylicota archaeon:
AGTGTACTTAAAAGAAGAGTATCATATCCATTAAATTCATGACCCCACCATGTTGTAAAAGTCATATTCCAAATATGTTTCATTGCTAGATCATTTATGGGGAAATTTGCATCACCATACAACCAGTAACCATCGCCAAAAAGAAGCCACTTAAAAACACTAATACTTAACATAACATAAAAGACTGCTACAAAAAATGCGCTTACATTATTTCTGCTCATACAATAGCATATACTGAACTTGAGGATATTAGTAACATCTGCATAGTAGCACGCAAAATATATTCATATTTTATTTATTGTTTATTAATTATAAAAAATTGCTCAAAATTACCTTCTATTAGGAGCATATAATAATAATTTCTATTTTTAATTACTTCCTCTCGTTCCCTGTCGTCCAAGAATAGGGCCATACTTACAATAGTTCGTTTTTCATTCATCCAATTTTCATCATTAAAGAAAAATCCTTCTATAATAAATCCATTCTTTAAATATAATCGAAGTGCAATTTTATTATCGAGATATGTTGAGAGCCAAATCTTTCTCATTTTTCTAAGCCGTGCCTGATTTATTAACTCTTTTAACATTTTACTACCAATACCTTTACCTTGAAACTTATCAGCTACTACAAGTCCAAGCTTACAATTATCAGCCTTAAAGGGCTTTTCAGGGAAAAATTCCAAAAAACCATAAGCAACTGGGATATCGTTAATAATACCTATTAAATGCAACTTCTTCGTTTCATCTAACTCTTTACAAATTTTTAATGCTACTTCATAAGCTCTCTTATGTAAGTCAAGCCCATAATGATTCCAATTTCTTAGCGTTTTTTCGCTTAAGGATGAAAAGAAAAAAGCAAGAATATTTATGTCCTCAGGCGTTAGCTTACGAATTACAAGATCATTTAAGATTTTATAATTTCCTTCCATAGACATAGAATATCAGAAATCGAAATACCATTGCAATCATAAACCCAAGAGATCGAGCAACTCTATCCAAGTTCTCATAGAATTTAATAATTTATATAGATACTTTTGTAAACTTTCTTTACCAAAACTGAGATAATTGATATATGTTTCTAGATATGAAATAAGCCCAATATATGCATCTGTATAAGACTTCGAATTTATATCTATTTCATTTATTATTGAAAATAATCTTTCAGATACTATAATACCCCAAAATTCTTTCATAAAATCTTCAATAGTATTTCTAGGTTCCCTTCGATGATCGACGAGGGGAACACCTACTGTTATTCGCCCTCCAACATGTGCCATAATTTTTTCTATAAAAAGGTTACACCATATATCTCCAAAACGATCTAATTTCAGTTCTCCTACATACGCCCCTTGGAAAGTATCATACATTATCGGAAGCAATTTTACCGAATAAGCTGTATTTGCAGTATTAATAGGAGCAAAAGTATCTTTTGATAATAAGACTCTTTTATAATTACTCAGCCCAGTTGATCTTGTAATGGGAATCCCATTCATAGATCCTTCACTAAGAACCGTTATCGCATCAACATCCGGGTTCCCCGTCCAAAGCCCCACATTGAGCAAAACATGGCCTTCAGAGGGCTTAAACACGTATCGATCAGCCCCCCTCTTACTATAGGGGTAACCTCTAGCGTAAATTTTATTTGGAGGTTCTACTCTTAACATAGATATAGTGTTAAACCAACCATTGGTAGATGAAACCTCTACTCCGCTGTAGTATGAGTTAACGATATCATGAGCTCCCAAGTAATCGAATATCTCCTCTTTTAAAGTATATGCCCAATTATCATCATCAAAAGTGATTATTACATCGGCACCTCTGAGTGCGGCGATGATATACCCGAAAGAGCGGCATGCGTCTGTTCTATGCGGTATTATCTCCCAATATTTTTCCCAACTAGTTCCAATGTTTTCCTTAAAGAATTCAATTTGCTTAGGTATAGTCCAATATTCATACGGAATCCCAGCCTTGTCTAAAATTTTAATGTTTTCATTTACATAAGGGCTATAATCATCTACTACTATAAGAATAACCTTATCAGAGCTATGCCCAAAAATTTTAAAATTCTCGGCATATGACGCCCAAGAACTAAGCATTCTATTTGTTGGAACAACTATAGCGAATTTTTTATTGACTCCCATACAGCATCTCCCTCTGAACATCATATATTTCTTTAAATATTTCTCTCAATCCTATTTTTACATCCCAATTGGGGTAATGAGATTTAACTTTCCTTAAATTCGTTATCCACCAAATATGGTCTCCCTCTCTCTCTGGACCTAGTTTATAGTTAATTCTTTTCCCAGTTATTTCTTCTATTAAATCTATAGCCTCAAGTAGCGATATTGAGTTTCTTCTTCCCCCTCCAACATTGTAAACTTCGCCTGGTCTCGGGTTATTTACGAATTCGTAGAAAAGCCTAGCTAGATCTCTAGCATGAATTACATCTCTAACCTGATACCCACCATAACCGTAAATTGTAAGGATTTCGCCAGTTAAGGCTTTTCTTACGAAGTAGGGCTCCCAGTTATGTTGTTCAACA
This window harbors:
- a CDS encoding GNAT family N-acetyltransferase — protein: MSMEGNYKILNDLVIRKLTPEDINILAFFFSSLSEKTLRNWNHYGLDLHKRAYEVALKICKELDETKKLHLIGIINDIPVAYGFLEFFPEKPFKADNCKLGLVVADKFQGKGIGSKMLKELINQARLRKMRKIWLSTYLDNKIALRLYLKNGFIIEGFFFNDENWMNEKRTIVSMALFLDDREREEVIKNRNYYYMLLIEGNFEQFFIINKQ